Within Candidatus Hydrogenedentota bacterium, the genomic segment CTTTGTGAGCCCGAAGCGGTCCCCGTCGCCGCGCGGATGATCCGTGGCCCACGCGACGTCGACGGCGATGCCCGCGTGCGGGTGGCAGCCATACGCGCTCGTGGTTGCGCCGCGCAAGCCGATCTCCTCCTGTACCGTGGTGACGCAGTACACGGCGACTTCAACTTTCCGCTTTGCAAGCAGGCGCATGGTCTCGATGCACACGAACGCGCCGATACGGTCGTCCAGCGCGCGCGCCACAACCTTGTGATCGCGCAACGCCATGAAACCTACGTCAATCGTGACCGGGTCCCCGATCGCTACCAGCCTCTCCGCGTCCTTCCTGTCCTTCGCGCCGGTGTCAATCCACATCTCGTGAAAGTCGGTGAATTTCTTCCGGTCGTCCGGCGGCGTCAGGTGAATCGCCTTGCGTCCAATGACGCCCGGCACCGGCCCCCGCGCGCCGTGCACCACTACGCGCTGACCCGGCAACGTAGCCGCGTCCACGCCGCCGATGGGCACGAACCCGATAAACCCCTTATCGTCAATGGTGTTCACCATCAGGCCAATCTCATCGACGTGGCCCGCGAGCATGACGCGCAACGGCGCATTCTTGTTGCGCACCGCGTACTGGTTCCCGTGAA encodes:
- a CDS encoding M42 family metallopeptidase, which codes for MRQESLDFLKRLLSTPSPSGFEERVQAACREYVAPYVDEVYKDVHGNQYAVRNKNAPLRVMLAGHVDEIGLMVNTIDDKGFIGFVPIGGVDAATLPGQRVVVHGARGPVPGVIGRKAIHLTPPDDRKKFTDFHEMWIDTGAKDRKDAERLVAIGDPVTIDVGFMALRDHKVVARALDDRIGAFVCIETMRLLAKRKVEVAVYCVTTVQEEIGLRGATTSAYGCHPHAGIAVDVAWATDHPRGDGDRFGLTKINCGPILDRGPNINPVVRAELVRIAEKHKIPIQHRAAPRSTGTDANAMQLSRDGVATATVGIPNRYMHTPVELVSLKDVEQAAKLIAEWVCALKSDASFVP